The Trichosurus vulpecula isolate mTriVul1 chromosome 3, mTriVul1.pri, whole genome shotgun sequence genome includes a window with the following:
- the CTRL gene encoding LOW QUALITY PROTEIN: chymotrypsin-like protease CTRL-1 (The sequence of the model RefSeq protein was modified relative to this genomic sequence to represent the inferred CDS: inserted 3 bases in 2 codons) gives MAMLWALLCLTFLGSCYSCGMPAIKPALSFNQIISGENAASGSWPWQVSLQEQNGFHFCGGSLITQNWVITAAHCNMSPSHHLAVLGEYDRHLNAEPIQVRSISKIITHPGWNPNXNNDLTLLKLSSPVPIHFLNISCASGHRKHIPQDITCVTKGWGRTSGTANTTLAQLQQVVLPLVTVYQCHQYWGSHITXAMICAGGSGASSCQGDSGGPLVCRLNNLQEEPWVQVGVVSWGTSNVHAPAMYTRISKFSSWINQMVANN, from the exons ATGGCAATGCTGTGGGCTCTCCTGTGCCTGACATTCCTTGGCTCTTGCTACA GTTGTGGGATGCCAGCCATCAAACCTGCTCTGAGCTTCAACCAGATCATCAGTGGGGAAAATGCTGCGTCAGGATCCTGGCCCTGGCAAGTGTCCCTGCAG GAGCAAAATGGTTTTCATTTCTGTGGAGGTTCCCTCATCACCCAAAACTGGGTCATCACAGCTGCCCACTGCAACATGAG CCCAAGCCATCACCTGGCTGTCCTTGGAGAATATGACCGTCATCTAAATGCAGAACCTATTCAGGTAAGGAGTATCTCAAAG ATCATCACCCACCCTGGCTGGAATCCCAA GAACAATGATCTTACTCTGCTAAAGCTGTCCTCACCTGTCCCAATTCACTTCCTGAATATCTCCTGTGCGTCTGGCCACAGAAAACACATCCCCCAGGACATCACCTGTGTCACTAAAGGCTGGGGCCGCACCAGTGGCACAG CCAACACCACCCTAGCTCAGCTCCAGCAGGTGGTTCTGCCTCTGGTGACAGTGTATCAGTGCCACCAGTACTGGGGCAGCCATATCA GAGCCATGATCTGTGCGGGAGGCTCTGGAGCCTCCTCCTGCCAG GGTGATTCCGGAGGCCCTCTTGTGTGCCGACTAAACAACCTGCAGGAAGAACCCTGGGTCCAAGTCGGTGTTGTCTCCTGGGGGACAAGCAATGTCCATGCACCTGCCATGTACACACGCATCAGCAAATTTAGCTCTTGGATCAATCAGATGGTGGCCAACAACTAA